A region from the Chanodichthys erythropterus isolate Z2021 chromosome 5, ASM2448905v1, whole genome shotgun sequence genome encodes:
- the foxi2 gene encoding forkhead box protein I2 gives MNTIDAQIHNNSNAAVNPLQQLPKSAHETPDMAVYCDNFSVYHQQSLPAAQRPAGYGLGDYATPNPYLWLNGPSVNSSSSYIHGNNSPSFIPPAYGSQRQYLTNSSGFAGPDLGWLSIASQEELLKLVRPPYSYSALIAMAIQNAHEKKLTLSQIYQYVADNFPFYKKSKAGWQNSIRHNLSLNDCFKKVPRDEDDPGKGNYWTLDPNCEKMFDNGNFRRKRKRRSDSSTGVASNTKPEDDRQLAGIKPTDSPHLTGPASPDTDAANDSNKGASPAGLASAPCFNNFFNSMSALSSSSAPASRQSSLGLVNELSSRNISALSQYHTSSAPEAGGASDLQDSVHVNRGMYYNSFTAGGQSAQFNGHFYNSFSVNSLIYPRDGTEL, from the exons ATGAACACCATCGACGCGCAGATCCATAACAATAGTAACGCTGCTGTCAACCCTCTCCAACAACTGCCAAAAAGCGCGCACGAGACACCGGATATGGCCGTGTACTGTGACAACTTCAGTGTTTACCACCAACAGAGTCTACCTGCGGCGCAGAGGCCAGCGGGCTACGGCCTGGGGGACTACGCGACCCCAAACCCATACCTGTGGCTCAATGGACCTAGTGTCAACTCCTCTTCGTCGTACATACATGGCAACAACAGCCCCTCGTTCATCCCCCCGGCTTACGGCTCTCAGAGGCAATATCTCACTAACTCCTCCGGGTTCGCCGGTCCGGACCTAGGCTGGCTCTCCATCGCGAGCCAAGAGGAACTTTTAAAGCTCGTGCGCCCGCCTTACTCGTACTCGGCTCTAATAGCCATGGCGATACAGAACGCGCACGAGAAGAAGTTAACTTTGAGTCAGATTTATCAATACGTGGCGGATAATTTCCCCTTTTATAAGAAGAGTAAAGCGGGATGGCAGAACTCCATCAGACACAACCTTTCCCTGAATGACTGCTTCAAAAAAGTGCCGCGTGACGAAGACGACCCAG GGAAAGGAAACTACTGGACTCTAGACCCCAACTGTGAAAAGATGTTTGACAACGGAAACTTTCGTAGGAAAAGGAAGCGCAGATCTGATTCCAGCACAGGTGTTGCCAGCAACACAAAACCGGAGGATGATCGACAGCTCGCAGGGATCAAACCCACCGACAGCCCTCACCTCACCGGACCCGCATCTCCGGACACTGATGCGGCCAATGACAGCAACAAAGGCGCGTCTCCTGCAGGCCTCGCGAGCGCTCCATGCTTCAACAATTTCTTCAACAGTATGTCTGCCTTAAGCTCGTCCTCGGCCCCGGCTAGCAGACAGAGCTCTCTGGGGCTGGTAAACGAACTTTCCAGCCGAAATATCAGCGCTTTGAGCCAGTACCATACCAGCTCAGCACCTGAGGCAGGTGGAGCGAGTGATCTCCAGGACAGTGTGCACGTGAACCGTGGAATGTACTATAACTCTTTTACTGCTGGCGGCCAGAGCGCGCAGTTCAACGGACACTTCTACAACAGCTTCAGTGTGAACAGCCTTATTTACCCCCGAGACGGAACGGAGTTATAA